From the Penicillium oxalicum strain HP7-1 chromosome V, whole genome shotgun sequence genome, one window contains:
- a CDS encoding Neutral ceramidase 2 — MANLRYGVVLGGMAVALLVFMQLIVITQPANEGPSPGFNPKFSAWRDRAGAATDEGLFLVGAGKADITGPVVEVGFNGYASLDQKGTGLRQRLYSRAFIMASPDKTDDTFIYLVLDTQSGDTAIRNGVLKGLAALGSEYARYGEHNVALTGTHSHSGPGAWMNYLLPQLPNLGFDKSSYQAIVDGTILSIKRAHESLTPGRLSFGSITLEDANINRSPFSYDHNPENEKAKYSAKVDKTLTLLRFDRESDKKTAAVLTWFPVHGTSLYNNNTIVTGDNKGVAAYLFERSIEGDSRFAADAVIGFSQSNVGDTSPNTEGAWCEDGSNVMCNYSDSTCNGSSGGTSPGTNEACHGRGPFFREKDNGAKSCFEIGKRQYAAAKKLYDQMDTAGTAIVGSSHVRSFHVYQDMNGYTFPSPFNGTMLKTCPAALGYSFAAGTTDGPGAFDFTQNASSPATENPLWKIARAFIHQPSKEQKQCQWPKDVLLDVGTLTEPYAWAPDIVDIQVLRVGQLFIIVSTSEATTMSGRRWKEAIAQGAKKTLSVSDPQVVLGAPSNSYAHYVATEEEYSVQRYEGASTLYGPSTLAAYINLTLTYLPYLGSSSDIAKLTTIPAGPSPPVNSDRSLSFITGVVYDNPPIGKSFGDVLSNPDKRTYGPGDTVNTTFVGANPRNNFHLESTYAAVERQTESGSWEIVRDDRDWNLVFLWKRTNGVLGYSEVTLQWQIEDSYYSVDDPSPVRSGTYRMHYYGDSKNVLGKVNSFEGIGGSFTVKV, encoded by the exons ATGGCGAACTTACGGTACGGTGTTGTGCTTGGTGGAATGGCTGTGGCATTGCTGGTGTTTATGCAGTTGATTGTCATCACCCAGCCTGCAAATGAAGGACCATCTCCAGGGTTCAACCCGAAATTCAGTGCGTGGAGAGATAGAGCCGGAGCCGCGACGGATGAGGGATTGTTTCTCGTGGGGGCTGGCAAAGCAGATATAACTGG CCCGGTTGTGGAGGTGGGCTTCAACGGCTATGCCAGCTTGGATCAGAAGGGCACGGGGCTGCGGCAGAGGCTTTACTCGCGAGCCTTCATCATGGCCAGTCCAGACAAAACCGACGACACTTTCATCTATCTGGTCCTCGATACTCAATCCGGGGACACCGCCATCAGAAATGGCGTTCTGAAAGGCCTAGCTGCCCTGGGCTCTGAATACGCGCGCTATGGCGAGCACAACGTTGCCTTGACAGGGACTCACTCTCACTCGGGTCCCGGTGCGTGGATGAACTACTTGCTTCCGCAACTCCCTAACCTAGGATTTGACAAGAGTAGCTACCAAGCTATCGTGGATGGTACGATCTTGTCCATCAAGCGCGCGCACGAAAGTTTGACCCCAGGGCGCTTGTCCTTTGGATCCATTACCTTGGAAGATGCAAATATCAACCGCAGCCCCTTTTCCTATGACCATAATCCcgaaaatgaaaaggccAAATATTCGGCCAAAGTGGATAAGACACTGACCCTGCTTCGATTCGATCGCGAATCGGACAAGAAAACGGCAGCTGTGTTAACGTGGTTCCCGGTTCACGGGACGTCGCtgtacaacaacaacaccatcGTGACTGGTGACAACAAGGGGGTTGCAGCCTATCTGTTTGAACGAAGTATTGAGGGCGACTCACGATTTGCGGCTGATGCTGTCATCGGATTTTCGCAGTCCAACGTTGGGGACACAAGCCCGAATACCGAGGGCGCGTGGTGTGAAGATGGCTCCAATGTCATGTGCAATTACTCGGACAGTACCTGCAATGGCTCATCAGGAGGCACTTCGCCCGGGACCAACGAGGCCTGCCATGGTCGAGGTCCGTTTTTCCGGGAGAAAGACAACGGCGCAAAGAGTTGCTTCGAAATTGGCAAACGCCAGTATGCTGCCGCCAAGAAATTGTACGACCAAATGGACACAGCTGGTACCGCCATCGTCGGTAGCTCGCATGTGCGATCCTTCCATGTCTACCAAGATATGAATGGGTACACATTCCCCTCGCCCTTCAATGGAACCATGTTGAAGACCTGTCCCGCTGCATTGGGATACTCCTTCGCAGCAGGCACTACGGATGGACCGGGTGCCTTTGATTTCACGCAAAATGCAAGCAGCCCGGCGACCGAGAATCCGCTCTGGAAGATCGCGAGGGCGTTCATCCATCAACCCTCCAAGGAGCAAAAACAGTGCCAGTGGCCCAAAGATGTTTTACTTGATGTGGGAACCCTGACTGAGCCATATGCATGGGCGCCTGATATCGTGGACATCCAAGTCCTGCGAGTTGGCCAGCTCTTCATCATTGTGTCCACCAGTGAGGCCACCACCATGTCGGGACGTCGCTGGAAAGAGGCCATTGCCCAAGGTGCAAAGAAGACCCTCTCTGTTTCGGACCCACAGGTCGTTCTCGGGGCTCCATCCAATAGTTATGCTCATTATGTGGCCACCGAGGAGGAATACAGTGTTCAGCGCTACGAGGGTGCTTCTACCCTGTACGGCCCAAGCACTCTCGCCGCTTACATCAACTTGACCCTCACGTATCTTCCGTATCTTGGAAGTTCCTCTGACATTGCCAAACTGACGACGATTCCCGCGGGACCCAGTCCCCCCGTCAACAGTGACCGATCTCTGAGCTTCATCACGGGCGTGGTCTACGACAACCCCCCGATCGGCAAATCCTTTGGTGATGTGCTATCCAACCCCGACAAACGCACGTATGGGCCCGGTGATACGGTCAATACCACTTTTGTCGGCGCCAATCCTCGCAACAATTTCCACTTGGAATCCACCTACGCCGCCGTCGAACGGCAGACGGAATCGGGCAGCTGGGAAATTGTTCGGGATGACCGTGACTGGAACTTGGTCTTCCTCTGGAAACGCACCAACGGCGTGCTCGGCTACAGCGAGGTGACATTGCAGTGGCAGATTGAAGATTCGTATTACAGTGTCGACGACCCAAGCCCCGTGAGAAGCGGGACGTACCGGATGCATTACTACGGAGACTCGAAGAATGTGCTCGGAAAGGTCAACTCATTCGAAGGTATTGGTGGCAGTTTCACTGTGAAGGTATGA